Proteins encoded by one window of Ictidomys tridecemlineatus isolate mIctTri1 chromosome 7, mIctTri1.hap1, whole genome shotgun sequence:
- the Map2 gene encoding microtubule-associated protein 2 isoform X22 → MADERKDEAKAPHWTSAQLTEASAHPHPPEMKDQGGAGEGLVRSANGFPYREDEEGTFGEHGSQGTYSDTKENGINGELTSADRETAEEVSARIVQVVTAEAVAVLKGEQEKEAQHKDQPAPLPLAAEETAHLPPSPPPSPASEQTVTVEEDLLTASKMEFPDQQALTPSTAEPSDQKEKESKTQSKPGEDLKHAALVPQPETTKISSEIKDMQRTEGDEVPPALFGHPLGDSLEDIKQKTEPSLVVPGIGLSSEPPAPKEQKDWFIEMPMETKKDEWGLAAPISPGPLTPMREKDVLEDIPRWEGKQFDSPMPSPFQAGSFTLPVDVMKNEIVTEATPFAPVLLQPDDKKSLQETSGPATAKDSSDVEEPQKVKPDKMAETPASEAIPSSPRDAHFPVVEESVIEKIFGEEGEVIKQEKKETFTHFGQEPTLFEKEPQPKHEDKTIVSDKEAAPKEIEPLKSRDEETGVTQTSTEYTFSKEEQKDQEHTISVLKDDSFPAVTDSTMTSKTLEKVMPEPAALSEKSAAQELFEEKVADKDHKIEGAEAATSAEVGMPFYEDKSGMSKYFETSALKEEATKSIQLGSDYYELSDTRESARESIDTVSPKHQNGDKGFQAEKESQPSAPAQEAGYSTLAQSYPSEVSEEPSSPQERMFTIDPKVYGEKRDLHSKNKDDLTLSRSLGLGGRSAIEQRSMSINLPMSCLDSIALGFNFGRGHDLSPLASDILTNTSGSMDEGDDYLPATTPAMEKAPSFPIESKDEEEKVQDVKTTGEETTQVETTCESPFLAKDYYKNGTVMAPDLPEMLDLAGTRSRLASVSADAEVARRKSVPSETVVEESSTGLPSITDENHVVVKTDSQLEDLGYCVFNKYTVPLPSPVQDSENLSGESGSFYEGTDDKVRRDLATDLSLIEVKLAAAGRVKDEFSAEKEASPPTSGDKAGLGREFDQERKANDKLDTVLEKGEEHADLKEHAKETAEAGGKVETFGLGLTHEQASAQELLISKEVSSEKEEKGLSTVPEVAEVESSKKAEQGPDFTVKKADQGQFDIKVSDFGQMASGLNVDDGKTTELQLEAAQELVPSSKVPQEADAFLGIEAGHAKEVAKVNETEVKEKVAKPDLVHQEAVDKEESYESSGEHESLTMESLKPDEGKKETSPESSLIQDEVAIKLSVEIPCPPAVSEADLAADEKAEVQMEFIQLPKEDSKETPDISVTPSDVAEPLLEAAVVSEPAEAEEEEIEARGEYDKLLFRSDTLQITDLGIPGVREEFVETCPGEHKGVIESVVTIEDDFITVVQTTTDEGESGSHSVRFAALEQHEVERRPSPRDEEELEIEVAAEAQAEPKDGSPEAPASPEREEIGLSEYKTETYDDYKDETTIDDSIMDADSLWVDTQDDDRSIMTEQLETIPKEEKAEKEARRPSLEKHRKEKPFKTGRGRISTPERKIAKKEPSTVSRDEVRRKKVYKKAELAKKTEVQAHSPSRKFILKPAIKYTRPTQLSCVKRKTTAASGESAQAPSVFKQAKDKVSDGVTKSPEKRSSLPRPSSILPPRRGVSGDRDENSFSLNSSISSSARRTTRSEPIRRAGKSGTSTPTTPGSTAITPGTPPSYSSRTPGTPGTPSYPRTPHTPGTPKSAILVPSEKKVAIIRTPPKSPATPKQLRLINQPLPDLKNVKSKIGSTDNIKYQPKGGQVQIVTKKIDLSHVTSKCGSLKNIRHRPGGGRVKIESVKLDFKEKAQAKVGSLDNAHHVPGGGNVKIDSQKLNFREHAKARVDHGAEIITQSPGRSSVASPRRLSNVSSSGSINLLESPQLATLAEDVTAALAKQGL, encoded by the exons ATTTACTTACAGCCTCGAAGATGGAGTTTCCCGATCAACAGGCATTGACTCCCTCTACAGCTGAACCTTCAGACCAAAAGGAAAAGGAGTCAAAGACACAAAGTAAGCCTGGTGAAGACCTTAAACATGCTGCCTTAGTTCCTCAGCCGGAGACAACTAAAATTTCCTCTGAGATAAAGGACATGCAAAGAACAGAAGGAGATGAGGTACCTCCTGCTCTGTTTGGGCACCCTCTTGGTGACAGCCTCGAAGACATAAAACAGAAGACAGAACCAAGCCTAGTAGTGCCTGGCATTGGCCTCTCTTCAGAGCCTCCAGCTCCAAAAGAGCAAAAAGACTGGTTCATTGAAATGCCAATGGAAACAAAAAAGGATGAGTGGGGTTTAGCTGCTCCAATATCTCCTGGCCCCCTGACACCCATGAGAGAGAAAGATGTACTCGAAGATAtcccaagatgggaggggaagcaGTTTGATTCTCCCATGCCCAGTCCTTTCCAAGCAGGAAGTTTCACTCTTCCTGTAGATGTCATGAAGAATGAAATAGTCACAGAAGCAACACCCTTCGCCCCTGTCCTCTTACAACCAGATGACAAAAAATCTCTACAAGAAACCAGTGGCCCAGCTACTGCCAAAGATAGTTCTGATGTCGAAGAGCCACAAAAAGTTAAACCTGACAAAATGGCAGAAACACCAGCCTCAGAAGCAATCCCCTCCTCACCCAGAGATGCTCACTTTCCAGTTGTGGAAGAATCTGTCATAGAGAAAATTTTCGGGGAAGAGGGGGAGGTcataaaacaagagaaaaaggagaCTTTCACCCACTTTGGACAGGAACCTACATTATTTGAAAAAGAACCTCAGCCAAAGCATGAAGATAAAACTATCGTTTCTGACAAAGAGGCTGCACCAAAAGAGATTGAACCCTTAAAATCAAGAGATGAAGAAACAGGTGTAACTCAGACCTCCACAGAATAcactttctcaaaagaagaacagAAAGACCAGGAGCATACCATAAGTGTGCTGAAAGACGACTCCTTCCCTGCAGTTACCGATTCCACCATGACCTCTAAGACCTTGGAAAAAGTCATGCCAGAACCAGCTGCACTGAGTGAGAAGAGTGCAGCCCAGGAACTTTTTGAAGAGAAAGTTGCTGACAAAGACCATAAGATTGAAGGAGCCGAGGCTGCGACATCAGCTGAGGTTGGCATGCCATTTTATGAAGATAAGTCAGGAATGTCCAAGTACTTTGAAACCTCTGCCTTGAAAGAGGAAGCGACAAAAAGCATTCAGCTGGGTAGCGATTATTACGAACTAAGTGACACAAGAGAAAGTGCCCGTGAGTCTATTGATACTGTGTCTCCCAAGCATCAAAATGGTGACAAGGGATTTCAAGCAGAAAAAGAATCCCAGCCCAGTGCTCCAGCACAAGAAGCTGGGTACAGCACTCTTGCCCAGAGTTATCCGTCCGAAGTATCTGAAGAACCCAGTTCTCCTCAAGAAAGAATGTTCACTATTGATCCAAAAGTATATGGAGAGAAACGGGACCTCCACAGCAAGAATAAGGATGATCTGACTCTTAGTAGAAGTTTAGGACTTGGCGGTCGGTCTGCAATAGAACAAAGAAGCATGTCCATCAATTTGCCGATGTCTTGCCTGGATTCCATAGCACTTGGATTTAACTTTGGTCGGGGTCATGATCTTTCTCCTCTGGCTTCTGATATTCTGACCAACACAAGTGGAAGCATGGATGAAGGGGACGATTATCTTCCAGCTACCACACCTGCAATGGAGAAAGCCCCTTCCTTCCCAATAGAAAgcaaagatgaagaagaaaaagtacaAGATGTGAAAACTACCGGAGAGGAAACTACTCAAGTTGAGACCACCTGTGAGTCCCCTTTCCTAGCCAAAGATTATTACAAAAATGGTACTGTCATGGCCCCTGACCTACCTGAAATGCTAGATCTGGCAGGCACAAGGTCAAGATTAGCTTCTGTGAGTGCAGATGCTGAGGTGGCCAGGAGGAAATCAGTTCCAtctgagactgtggtggaggagAGCAGTACTGGCTTGCCATCCATAACGGATGAAAACCATGTCGTTGTGAAAACAGACAGTCAGCTCGAAGACCTGGGCTACTGTGTGTTCAACAAATACACAGTCCCGCTCCCATCACCTGTCCAAGACAGTGAGAATTTGTCAGGAGAGAGCGGATCTTTTTATGAAGGAACTGATGATAAAGTTCGAAGAGATTTGGCCACAGACCTTTCACTGATCGAAGTAAAACTGGCAGCTGCCGGAAGAGTCAAAGATGAGTTCAGTGCTGAGAAGGAAGCATCCCCTCCTACCTCTGGTGACAAGGCAGGACTGGGTCGAGAGTTTGACCAGGAGAGGAAAGCTAATGATAAGCTGGATACAGTATTAGAAAAGGGTGAAGAACATGCCGATTTAAAAGAACATGCAAAGGAGACAGCAGAGGCTGGTGGTAAAGTGGAGACATTTGGATTAGGGCTAACCCATGAACAAGCTTCTGCCCAAGAACTGCTAATATCAAAAGAGGTATCatcagagaaagaggagaaaggtcTTAGTACAGTGCCAGAGGTAGCCGAGGTAGAATCATCCAAAAAGGCTGAACAAGGACCTGACTTCACTGTGAAGAAAGCTGATCAGGGCCAATTCGATATTAAAGTCAGTGACTTTGGACAGATGGCTTCAGGGCTGAATGTTGATGATGGAAAGACCACAGAACTTCAACTGGAGGCTGCACAGGAGTTGGTGCCTTCATCCAAAGTGCCACAGGAGGCAGATGCATTCCTGGGTATTGAGGCTGGCCATGCGAAAGAAGTTGCCAAAGTTAATGAAACAGAAGTCAAAGAGAAGGTGGCCAAGCCTGACTTGGTGCACCAGGAAGCTGTAGACAAAGAGGAATCCTATGAATCTAGCGGGGAGCATGAAAGCCTTACCATGGAGTCCTTGAAACCCGATGAGGGCAAAAAGGAAACATCTCCAGAATCATCTCTAATTCAAGATGAAGTTGCCATCAAATTATCCGTGGAAATACCCTGCCCCCCTGCTGTCTCAGAGGCTGACTTAGCtgcagatgagaaagctgaggtcCAGATGGAATTTATTCAACTGCCAAAGGAGGACAGCAAAGAGACCCCTGATATATCAGTGACGCCCTCCGATGTTGCCGAACCACTGCTTGAAGCAGCGGTTGTGTCTGAACcagcagaggctgaggaagaagaaatagaagccCGGGGCGAATATGATAAGCTGCTCTTCCGCTCAGACACCCTCCAGATCACCGACCTGGGTATCCCAGGTGTCAGGGAGGAATTTGTAGAGACCTGCCCAGGGGAACATAAAGGAGTGATTGAGTCCGTGGTGACCATCGAGGATGATTTCATCACGGTAGTGCAAACCACAACCGATGAAGGAGAGTCAGGGTCCCACAGTGTGCGTTTTGCAGCCCTAGAACAGCACGAGGTGGAAAGGAGACCATCCCCTCGTGATGAAGAAGAGCTGGAAATAGAAGTGGCAGCAGAAGCCCAGGCAGAACCTAAGGATGGCTCCCCAGAGGCTCCAGCTTCcccagagagagaagaaatcgGACTTTCAGAGTATAAGACAGAAACCTACGACGATTACAAAGACGAGACCACCATCGATGACTCCATTATGGATGCTGACAGCCTCTGGGTGGATACTCAAG ATGATGATAGAAGCATCATGACAGAACAGTTAGAAACTATTCCTAAAGAGGAGAAAGCTGAAAAGGAAGCTCGGAGACCATCTCTCGAGaaacatagaaaagaaaagccctttAAAACTGGGAGAGGCAGAATTTCCACTCCTGAAAGAAAAATAGCTAAAAAGGAACCTAGCACAGTCTCCCGGGATGAAGTGAGAAGGAAAAAAG TTTATAAGAAGGCTGAACTTGCTAAAAAAACAGAAGTTCAGGCCCACTCTCCCTCcaggaaattcattttaaaacctgCTATCAAATATACTAGACCAACTCAACTCTCCTGTGTTAAGCGGAAAACGACAG cAGCCAGTGGTGAATCAGCTCAGGCTCCCAGTGTTTTCAAACAGGCGAAGGACAAGGTCTCT GATGGAGTAACCAAGAGCCCAGAAAAGCGCTCTTCTCTCCCGAGACCTTCCTCCATTCTGCCTCCTCGCCGAGGAGTATCAGGAGACAGAGATGAGAATTCCTTCTCTCTCAACAGTTCCATCTCCTCTTCAGCGCGGCGGACCACTA GGTCAGAGCCAATTCGCAGAGCAGGGAAAAGTGGCACCTCAACACCCACTACCCCTGGATCAACTGCCATCACTCCTGGCACCCCACCAAGCTACTCTTCACGCACCCCAGGCACTCCTGGAACCCCCAGCTACCCCAGAACTCCTCACACACCAGGAACCCCCAAGTCTGCCATTCTGGTGCCCAGTGAGAAGAAAGTCGCCATCATTCGCACTCCTCCCAAATCTCCTGCCACTCCCAAGCAGCTTCGGCTTATTAACCAACCACTGCCAGACCTGAAGAATGTCAAATCCAAAATCGGATCAACAGACAACATCAAATACCAGCCTAAAGGGGGGCAG GTACAAATTGTCACCAAGAAGATAGACTTAAGCCATGTGACATCCAAATGTGGCTCACTGAAGAATATTCGCCACAGACCAG GTGGTGGACGTGTGAAAATTGAGAGTGTAAAACTGGATTTCAAAGAAAAAGCCCAAGCGAAAGTGGGATCACTTGACAACGCCCACCATGTACCTGGAGGTGGTAATGTCAAG ATTGACAGCCAAAAGTTGAACTTCAGAGAGCACGCTAAGGCCCGCGTGGACCACGGGGCTGAGATCATTACGCAGTCCCCAGGCAGATCCAGCGTGGCATCACCCCGGCGACTCAGCAACGTCTCCTCATCTGGAAGCATCAACCTGCTCGAATCTCCTCAGCTTGCCACTTTGGCTGAGGATGTCACTGCGGCACTCGCTAAGCAGGGCTTATGA
- the Map2 gene encoding microtubule-associated protein 2 isoform X17 — MADERKDEAKAPHWTSAQLTEASAHPHPPEMKDQGGAGEGLVRSANGFPYREDEEGTFGEHGSQGTYSDTKENGINGELTSADRETAEEVSARIVQVVTAEAVAVLKGEQEKEAQHKDQPAPLPLAAEETAHLPPSPPPSPASEQTVTVEEDLLTASKMEFPDQQALTPSTAEPSDQKEKESKTQSKPGEDLKHAALVPQPETTKISSEIKDMQRTEGDEVPPALFGHPLGDSLEDIKQKTEPSLVVPGIGLSSEPPAPKEQKDWFIEMPMETKKDEWGLAAPISPGPLTPMREKDVLEDIPRWEGKQFDSPMPSPFQAGSFTLPVDVMKNEIVTEATPFAPVLLQPDDKKSLQETSGPATAKDSSDVEEPQKVKPDKMAETPASEAIPSSPRDAHFPVVEESVIEKIFGEEGEVIKQEKKETFTHFGQEPTLFEKEPQPKHEDKTIVSDKEAAPKEIEPLKSRDEETGVTQTSTEYTFSKEEQKDQEHTISVLKDDSFPAVTDSTMTSKTLEKVMPEPAALSEKSAAQELFEEKVADKDHKIEGAEAATSAEVGMPFYEDKSGMSKYFETSALKEEATKSIQLGSDYYELSDTRESARESIDTVSPKHQNGDKGFQAEKESQPSAPAQEAGYSTLAQSYPSEVSEEPSSPQERMFTIDPKVYGEKRDLHSKNKDDLTLSRSLGLGGRSAIEQRSMSINLPMSCLDSIALGFNFGRGHDLSPLASDILTNTSGSMDEGDDYLPATTPAMEKAPSFPIESKDEEEKVQDVKTTGEETTQVETTCESPFLAKDYYKNGTVMAPDLPEMLDLAGTRSRLASVSADAEVARRKSVPSETVVEESSTGLPSITDENHVVVKTDSQLEDLGYCVFNKYTVPLPSPVQDSENLSGESGSFYEGTDDKVRRDLATDLSLIEVKLAAAGRVKDEFSAEKEASPPTSGDKAGLGREFDQERKANDKLDTVLEKGEEHADLKEHAKETAEAGGKVETFGLGLTHEQASAQELLISKEVSSEKEEKGLSTVPEVAEVESSKKAEQGPDFTVKKADQGQFDIKVSDFGQMASGLNVDDGKTTELQLEAAQELVPSSKVPQEADAFLGIEAGHAKEVAKVNETEVKEKVAKPDLVHQEAVDKEESYESSGEHESLTMESLKPDEGKKETSPESSLIQDEVAIKLSVEIPCPPAVSEADLAADEKAEVQMEFIQLPKEDSKETPDISVTPSDVAEPLLEAAVVSEPAEAEEEEIEARGEYDKLLFRSDTLQITDLGIPGVREEFVETCPGEHKGVIESVVTIEDDFITVVQTTTDEGESGSHSVRFAALEQHEVERRPSPRDEEELEIEVAAEAQAEPKDGSPEAPASPEREEIGLSEYKTETYDDYKDETTIDDSIMDADSLWVDTQDDDRSIMTEQLETIPKEEKAEKEARRPSLEKHRKEKPFKTGRGRISTPERKIAKKEPSTVSRDEVRRKKAVYKKAELAKKTEVQAHSPSRKFILKPAIKYTRPTQLSCVKRKTTAASGESAQAPSVFKQAKDKVSDGVTKSPEKRSSLPRPSSILPPRRGVSGDRDENSFSLNSSISSSARRTTRSEPIRRAGKSGTSTPTTPGSTAITPGTPPSYSSRTPGTPGTPSYPRTPHTPGTPKSAILVPSEKKVAIIRTPPKSPATPKQLRLINQPLPDLKNVKSKIGSTDNIKYQPKGGQVRILNKKIDFSKVQSRCGSKDNIKHSAGGGNVQIVTKKIDLSHVTSKCGSLKNIRHRPGGGRVKIESVKLDFKEKAQAKVGSLDNAHHVPGGGNVKIDSQKLNFREHAKARVDHGAEIITQSPGRSSVASPRRLSNVSSSGSINLLESPQLATLAEDVTAALAKQGL, encoded by the exons ATTTACTTACAGCCTCGAAGATGGAGTTTCCCGATCAACAGGCATTGACTCCCTCTACAGCTGAACCTTCAGACCAAAAGGAAAAGGAGTCAAAGACACAAAGTAAGCCTGGTGAAGACCTTAAACATGCTGCCTTAGTTCCTCAGCCGGAGACAACTAAAATTTCCTCTGAGATAAAGGACATGCAAAGAACAGAAGGAGATGAGGTACCTCCTGCTCTGTTTGGGCACCCTCTTGGTGACAGCCTCGAAGACATAAAACAGAAGACAGAACCAAGCCTAGTAGTGCCTGGCATTGGCCTCTCTTCAGAGCCTCCAGCTCCAAAAGAGCAAAAAGACTGGTTCATTGAAATGCCAATGGAAACAAAAAAGGATGAGTGGGGTTTAGCTGCTCCAATATCTCCTGGCCCCCTGACACCCATGAGAGAGAAAGATGTACTCGAAGATAtcccaagatgggaggggaagcaGTTTGATTCTCCCATGCCCAGTCCTTTCCAAGCAGGAAGTTTCACTCTTCCTGTAGATGTCATGAAGAATGAAATAGTCACAGAAGCAACACCCTTCGCCCCTGTCCTCTTACAACCAGATGACAAAAAATCTCTACAAGAAACCAGTGGCCCAGCTACTGCCAAAGATAGTTCTGATGTCGAAGAGCCACAAAAAGTTAAACCTGACAAAATGGCAGAAACACCAGCCTCAGAAGCAATCCCCTCCTCACCCAGAGATGCTCACTTTCCAGTTGTGGAAGAATCTGTCATAGAGAAAATTTTCGGGGAAGAGGGGGAGGTcataaaacaagagaaaaaggagaCTTTCACCCACTTTGGACAGGAACCTACATTATTTGAAAAAGAACCTCAGCCAAAGCATGAAGATAAAACTATCGTTTCTGACAAAGAGGCTGCACCAAAAGAGATTGAACCCTTAAAATCAAGAGATGAAGAAACAGGTGTAACTCAGACCTCCACAGAATAcactttctcaaaagaagaacagAAAGACCAGGAGCATACCATAAGTGTGCTGAAAGACGACTCCTTCCCTGCAGTTACCGATTCCACCATGACCTCTAAGACCTTGGAAAAAGTCATGCCAGAACCAGCTGCACTGAGTGAGAAGAGTGCAGCCCAGGAACTTTTTGAAGAGAAAGTTGCTGACAAAGACCATAAGATTGAAGGAGCCGAGGCTGCGACATCAGCTGAGGTTGGCATGCCATTTTATGAAGATAAGTCAGGAATGTCCAAGTACTTTGAAACCTCTGCCTTGAAAGAGGAAGCGACAAAAAGCATTCAGCTGGGTAGCGATTATTACGAACTAAGTGACACAAGAGAAAGTGCCCGTGAGTCTATTGATACTGTGTCTCCCAAGCATCAAAATGGTGACAAGGGATTTCAAGCAGAAAAAGAATCCCAGCCCAGTGCTCCAGCACAAGAAGCTGGGTACAGCACTCTTGCCCAGAGTTATCCGTCCGAAGTATCTGAAGAACCCAGTTCTCCTCAAGAAAGAATGTTCACTATTGATCCAAAAGTATATGGAGAGAAACGGGACCTCCACAGCAAGAATAAGGATGATCTGACTCTTAGTAGAAGTTTAGGACTTGGCGGTCGGTCTGCAATAGAACAAAGAAGCATGTCCATCAATTTGCCGATGTCTTGCCTGGATTCCATAGCACTTGGATTTAACTTTGGTCGGGGTCATGATCTTTCTCCTCTGGCTTCTGATATTCTGACCAACACAAGTGGAAGCATGGATGAAGGGGACGATTATCTTCCAGCTACCACACCTGCAATGGAGAAAGCCCCTTCCTTCCCAATAGAAAgcaaagatgaagaagaaaaagtacaAGATGTGAAAACTACCGGAGAGGAAACTACTCAAGTTGAGACCACCTGTGAGTCCCCTTTCCTAGCCAAAGATTATTACAAAAATGGTACTGTCATGGCCCCTGACCTACCTGAAATGCTAGATCTGGCAGGCACAAGGTCAAGATTAGCTTCTGTGAGTGCAGATGCTGAGGTGGCCAGGAGGAAATCAGTTCCAtctgagactgtggtggaggagAGCAGTACTGGCTTGCCATCCATAACGGATGAAAACCATGTCGTTGTGAAAACAGACAGTCAGCTCGAAGACCTGGGCTACTGTGTGTTCAACAAATACACAGTCCCGCTCCCATCACCTGTCCAAGACAGTGAGAATTTGTCAGGAGAGAGCGGATCTTTTTATGAAGGAACTGATGATAAAGTTCGAAGAGATTTGGCCACAGACCTTTCACTGATCGAAGTAAAACTGGCAGCTGCCGGAAGAGTCAAAGATGAGTTCAGTGCTGAGAAGGAAGCATCCCCTCCTACCTCTGGTGACAAGGCAGGACTGGGTCGAGAGTTTGACCAGGAGAGGAAAGCTAATGATAAGCTGGATACAGTATTAGAAAAGGGTGAAGAACATGCCGATTTAAAAGAACATGCAAAGGAGACAGCAGAGGCTGGTGGTAAAGTGGAGACATTTGGATTAGGGCTAACCCATGAACAAGCTTCTGCCCAAGAACTGCTAATATCAAAAGAGGTATCatcagagaaagaggagaaaggtcTTAGTACAGTGCCAGAGGTAGCCGAGGTAGAATCATCCAAAAAGGCTGAACAAGGACCTGACTTCACTGTGAAGAAAGCTGATCAGGGCCAATTCGATATTAAAGTCAGTGACTTTGGACAGATGGCTTCAGGGCTGAATGTTGATGATGGAAAGACCACAGAACTTCAACTGGAGGCTGCACAGGAGTTGGTGCCTTCATCCAAAGTGCCACAGGAGGCAGATGCATTCCTGGGTATTGAGGCTGGCCATGCGAAAGAAGTTGCCAAAGTTAATGAAACAGAAGTCAAAGAGAAGGTGGCCAAGCCTGACTTGGTGCACCAGGAAGCTGTAGACAAAGAGGAATCCTATGAATCTAGCGGGGAGCATGAAAGCCTTACCATGGAGTCCTTGAAACCCGATGAGGGCAAAAAGGAAACATCTCCAGAATCATCTCTAATTCAAGATGAAGTTGCCATCAAATTATCCGTGGAAATACCCTGCCCCCCTGCTGTCTCAGAGGCTGACTTAGCtgcagatgagaaagctgaggtcCAGATGGAATTTATTCAACTGCCAAAGGAGGACAGCAAAGAGACCCCTGATATATCAGTGACGCCCTCCGATGTTGCCGAACCACTGCTTGAAGCAGCGGTTGTGTCTGAACcagcagaggctgaggaagaagaaatagaagccCGGGGCGAATATGATAAGCTGCTCTTCCGCTCAGACACCCTCCAGATCACCGACCTGGGTATCCCAGGTGTCAGGGAGGAATTTGTAGAGACCTGCCCAGGGGAACATAAAGGAGTGATTGAGTCCGTGGTGACCATCGAGGATGATTTCATCACGGTAGTGCAAACCACAACCGATGAAGGAGAGTCAGGGTCCCACAGTGTGCGTTTTGCAGCCCTAGAACAGCACGAGGTGGAAAGGAGACCATCCCCTCGTGATGAAGAAGAGCTGGAAATAGAAGTGGCAGCAGAAGCCCAGGCAGAACCTAAGGATGGCTCCCCAGAGGCTCCAGCTTCcccagagagagaagaaatcgGACTTTCAGAGTATAAGACAGAAACCTACGACGATTACAAAGACGAGACCACCATCGATGACTCCATTATGGATGCTGACAGCCTCTGGGTGGATACTCAAG ATGATGATAGAAGCATCATGACAGAACAGTTAGAAACTATTCCTAAAGAGGAGAAAGCTGAAAAGGAAGCTCGGAGACCATCTCTCGAGaaacatagaaaagaaaagccctttAAAACTGGGAGAGGCAGAATTTCCACTCCTGAAAGAAAAATAGCTAAAAAGGAACCTAGCACAGTCTCCCGGGATGAAGTGAGAAGGAAAAAAG CAGTTTATAAGAAGGCTGAACTTGCTAAAAAAACAGAAGTTCAGGCCCACTCTCCCTCcaggaaattcattttaaaacctgCTATCAAATATACTAGACCAACTCAACTCTCCTGTGTTAAGCGGAAAACGACAG cAGCCAGTGGTGAATCAGCTCAGGCTCCCAGTGTTTTCAAACAGGCGAAGGACAAGGTCTCT GATGGAGTAACCAAGAGCCCAGAAAAGCGCTCTTCTCTCCCGAGACCTTCCTCCATTCTGCCTCCTCGCCGAGGAGTATCAGGAGACAGAGATGAGAATTCCTTCTCTCTCAACAGTTCCATCTCCTCTTCAGCGCGGCGGACCACTA GGTCAGAGCCAATTCGCAGAGCAGGGAAAAGTGGCACCTCAACACCCACTACCCCTGGATCAACTGCCATCACTCCTGGCACCCCACCAAGCTACTCTTCACGCACCCCAGGCACTCCTGGAACCCCCAGCTACCCCAGAACTCCTCACACACCAGGAACCCCCAAGTCTGCCATTCTGGTGCCCAGTGAGAAGAAAGTCGCCATCATTCGCACTCCTCCCAAATCTCCTGCCACTCCCAAGCAGCTTCGGCTTATTAACCAACCACTGCCAGACCTGAAGAATGTCAAATCCAAAATCGGATCAACAGACAACATCAAATACCAGCCTAAAGGGGGGCAG GTTAGGATTTTAAACAAGAAGATCGATTTTAGCAAAGTTCAGTCAAGATGTGGTTCCAAGGATAACATCAAACATTCTGCTGGGGGCGGAAAT GTACAAATTGTCACCAAGAAGATAGACTTAAGCCATGTGACATCCAAATGTGGCTCACTGAAGAATATTCGCCACAGACCAG GTGGTGGACGTGTGAAAATTGAGAGTGTAAAACTGGATTTCAAAGAAAAAGCCCAAGCGAAAGTGGGATCACTTGACAACGCCCACCATGTACCTGGAGGTGGTAATGTCAAG ATTGACAGCCAAAAGTTGAACTTCAGAGAGCACGCTAAGGCCCGCGTGGACCACGGGGCTGAGATCATTACGCAGTCCCCAGGCAGATCCAGCGTGGCATCACCCCGGCGACTCAGCAACGTCTCCTCATCTGGAAGCATCAACCTGCTCGAATCTCCTCAGCTTGCCACTTTGGCTGAGGATGTCACTGCGGCACTCGCTAAGCAGGGCTTATGA